In one window of Pseudodesulfovibrio sediminis DNA:
- the ahcY gene encoding adenosylhomocysteinase has protein sequence MSKNVMPVDPKCDNKVADMSLAEWGLMEMQLSEREMPGLMSLIEKYGEEKPLKGLKIMGSLHMTIQTAMLIKCLYELGADLRWASCNIFSTQDHAAAAIAESGMSKVFAWKGETLEEFWWCTEQALTWPDGSGPDLIVDDGGDATLLVHQGVKCEKDPSLLGQKHDVQEFQIVMDRLEASYAADPQKWTKIAKVIRGVSEETTTGVHRLYEMQRNGDLLFPAINVNDSVTKSKFDNLYGCRESLADGIKRATDVMIAGKVVVVIGYGDVGKGCAQSMRGFGARVLVTEIDPICALQAAMEGFEVTTMDDAASRGDVFVTCTGNYHVVTGAHMDAMKDEAILCNIGHFDSEIEMLHLEGNPKCIKKEVKPQVDKWILPSGKALIVLAEGRLVNLGCATGHPSFVMSNSFTNQVLAQLDLAKNDYEPTVMILPKKLDEEVARLHLARLGVNLEKLTKEQADYIGVEVEGPFKPDHYRY, from the coding sequence ATGTCTAAAAACGTTATGCCTGTCGATCCGAAGTGCGACAACAAGGTCGCTGACATGTCCCTGGCCGAGTGGGGCCTGATGGAGATGCAGCTGTCCGAGCGCGAGATGCCCGGCCTCATGTCTCTCATTGAGAAGTACGGTGAGGAGAAGCCGCTCAAGGGCCTCAAGATCATGGGCTCCCTGCACATGACCATTCAGACCGCGATGCTCATCAAGTGCCTGTATGAGTTGGGTGCAGACCTCCGTTGGGCTTCCTGCAATATCTTTTCTACCCAGGATCACGCCGCCGCAGCCATCGCCGAGTCCGGCATGTCCAAGGTCTTTGCCTGGAAGGGTGAAACCCTGGAAGAGTTCTGGTGGTGCACCGAGCAGGCTTTGACCTGGCCTGATGGTTCCGGTCCTGACCTCATCGTCGACGATGGCGGCGACGCCACATTGCTGGTTCATCAGGGTGTGAAGTGCGAAAAGGACCCCAGCCTGCTGGGCCAGAAGCACGACGTTCAGGAATTTCAGATCGTCATGGACCGTCTGGAGGCTTCCTACGCTGCCGACCCGCAGAAGTGGACCAAGATCGCCAAGGTCATCCGCGGCGTGTCCGAGGAAACCACCACCGGCGTGCACCGTCTCTACGAGATGCAGCGTAACGGCGACCTGCTTTTCCCGGCCATCAACGTCAACGACTCCGTGACCAAGTCCAAATTCGACAACCTCTACGGCTGCCGTGAATCTCTGGCAGACGGCATCAAGCGTGCCACCGATGTCATGATCGCGGGCAAGGTCGTGGTCGTTATCGGTTACGGCGATGTGGGCAAGGGCTGCGCTCAGTCCATGCGCGGCTTCGGCGCTCGCGTCCTGGTCACTGAAATTGATCCCATCTGCGCGTTGCAGGCCGCCATGGAAGGCTTTGAAGTCACCACCATGGACGATGCCGCTTCCCGAGGCGATGTCTTTGTCACCTGCACCGGCAATTACCACGTTGTCACCGGCGCACACATGGATGCCATGAAAGACGAGGCCATTCTTTGCAATATCGGTCACTTCGATTCCGAAATCGAGATGCTGCACCTTGAGGGCAACCCCAAGTGCATCAAAAAAGAAGTCAAACCCCAGGTCGACAAGTGGATCCTGCCTTCCGGCAAAGCCCTCATCGTTCTGGCCGAAGGTCGCCTGGTCAACCTCGGTTGCGCCACCGGTCACCCGAGCTTCGTCATGTCCAACTCCTTCACCAACCAGGTTCTGGCTCAGCTCGACCTCGCCAAGAACGACTACGAGCCGACTGTCATGATCCTGCCCAAGAAGCTGGACGAGGAAGTTGCCCGTCTGCACCTCGCACGTCTCGGCGTGAATCTGGAAAAACTGACCAAGGAACAGGCCGACTACATCGGTGTGGAAGTGGAAGGTCCTTTCAAGCCGGATCACTACCGCTATTAA
- a CDS encoding NADase-type glycan-binding domain-containing protein: MHCNRVLSCLLLVLFLASPARAMDVNVTVSSFKVDLKFQYTADHLMDGDPTTAWAGGGISSGVGQWIELRFAVPLRVGNLGIYNGHQGEGQFEKFRRIRSGHIIYSDGTESPFWLRDESGEQKINCIPKPTKSIRIVVDEVFPEGASVAKIKLAVSEIKLYLDLTPRSDDVNGGQEPLYIPNQPPAVEAEPVPDEMVSLLKQFYVKQTTMADDYHLLFAPHVRDKHDFQYEVFKEMQRQRGTYSILKTAEVDTSGLGFETVFIQKDVAEIRVFGSYRIKVADIDQNMEEDSVFTLMKGDEGWLIVELEGEGDF; the protein is encoded by the coding sequence ATGCATTGCAACAGAGTACTCTCATGCCTTCTTTTAGTCTTGTTTTTGGCATCCCCGGCCAGAGCGATGGATGTGAATGTCACCGTGTCCAGCTTCAAGGTGGACCTCAAGTTTCAATACACGGCAGATCATCTCATGGATGGAGATCCGACCACGGCATGGGCTGGCGGCGGCATCTCATCCGGCGTCGGTCAGTGGATCGAATTGCGTTTTGCCGTACCGTTGCGTGTGGGCAATCTCGGCATCTATAACGGGCATCAGGGGGAAGGACAGTTCGAGAAGTTTCGGCGTATCCGTTCCGGGCATATTATTTATTCCGATGGTACGGAGTCCCCTTTCTGGTTGCGCGATGAGTCTGGTGAGCAGAAAATCAACTGTATTCCCAAGCCCACCAAATCCATCAGGATCGTTGTGGATGAGGTCTTTCCCGAAGGCGCGTCCGTGGCCAAGATCAAGCTGGCGGTGTCAGAGATCAAGCTCTATCTTGATCTTACGCCCCGGTCAGATGATGTGAACGGGGGGCAGGAGCCGCTCTACATCCCGAATCAACCTCCTGCCGTGGAGGCAGAACCGGTACCTGACGAGATGGTGAGCCTGCTCAAGCAGTTCTATGTGAAGCAGACGACCATGGCAGATGATTACCATCTGCTTTTTGCGCCACATGTTCGGGACAAGCATGACTTTCAGTATGAAGTGTTCAAGGAGATGCAACGGCAACGCGGCACCTATTCCATTCTGAAGACCGCAGAGGTGGATACCTCCGGCCTCGGTTTCGAGACGGTTTTCATCCAGAAGGATGTGGCTGAGATCCGGGTGTTCGGCTCCTATCGCATCAAGGTTGCCGACATTGATCAGAACATGGAGGAAGACTCGGTCTTCACGCTGATGAAGGGCGATGAAGGGTGGCTGATCGTCGAACTTGAAGGCGAGGGCGATTTTTAA
- a CDS encoding molybdopterin molybdotransferase MoeA, giving the protein MNHGFFTIISREEFVAFLAEFPQLPPEKVNLAHASGRILAESLTADHDWPLLDRSCMDGFAVNARDIFGATETNPGYLECTATLPIDQMPAVIVNPGDCARISTGGVLPEGADAVVMVEHTHSMEGEDDLGTIEIRKSAAPGENVMQRGEDAQKGKEALAPGTTIRPQEVGLAAALGFEEISVSRQPRVGILSTGDELIEVNRTPSPGQVRDVNSYTLAALVEQAHGVPTRYGIIKDDLNSLSTALEKAIQENDLVLLSGGSSIGVRDLTVQAIETMTDAQILAHGVSLSPGKPTILASVGGKPVLGLPGQVTSALVVMHVLILPLIRHLQGDATTFLDTRRPLRKAELARNVASKPGREDYVRIRLEEREDQLPLAHPVLGKSGLLRTIVQAQGLARIPVDSEGLYEGELVDIWMI; this is encoded by the coding sequence ATGAATCATGGCTTTTTCACCATCATCAGTCGCGAAGAGTTCGTTGCATTCCTCGCCGAGTTCCCGCAGCTCCCACCGGAAAAAGTGAACCTGGCACACGCCTCTGGACGCATATTGGCGGAAAGCCTCACAGCCGACCACGACTGGCCGCTCCTCGACCGCTCCTGCATGGACGGTTTTGCGGTCAATGCGCGGGACATCTTCGGTGCCACCGAGACCAACCCCGGCTATCTGGAATGTACGGCGACCCTGCCCATCGACCAGATGCCCGCAGTCATCGTCAACCCGGGAGACTGCGCCCGCATCTCAACCGGAGGGGTCCTGCCCGAAGGCGCAGACGCCGTGGTCATGGTTGAGCACACGCACTCCATGGAGGGCGAGGATGACCTCGGCACCATCGAGATTCGCAAGAGCGCCGCTCCGGGCGAAAATGTCATGCAGCGCGGTGAAGACGCACAGAAAGGCAAGGAGGCGTTGGCCCCCGGCACCACGATCCGTCCACAGGAAGTCGGACTGGCGGCGGCCCTCGGCTTTGAAGAAATTTCCGTTTCCAGACAGCCCCGAGTAGGCATCCTGTCCACAGGGGACGAACTCATTGAGGTAAACCGGACACCCAGTCCTGGTCAGGTACGCGATGTGAACTCGTACACCCTGGCCGCGCTGGTTGAACAGGCTCACGGCGTCCCGACCCGATACGGTATCATCAAGGATGATCTGAACAGCCTGTCCACCGCTCTGGAAAAGGCTATACAGGAAAACGACCTCGTGCTCCTGTCAGGCGGCAGCTCTATCGGTGTCCGCGACCTCACGGTACAGGCCATCGAGACCATGACCGACGCACAGATCCTGGCTCATGGGGTTTCCCTGAGTCCGGGCAAGCCGACCATCCTCGCCAGCGTGGGCGGGAAGCCGGTGCTCGGCCTGCCGGGGCAGGTGACCTCGGCGCTGGTGGTCATGCACGTCCTCATTCTGCCGTTGATCCGCCACCTTCAGGGTGATGCCACTACATTTCTTGACACCAGACGGCCTCTGCGCAAGGCAGAGCTGGCACGCAACGTGGCCTCCAAGCCGGGCCGGGAAGATTATGTACGCATCAGGCTGGAAGAAAGGGAGGACCAACTCCCCCTCGCTCATCCCGTACTCGGTAAATCCGGGTTGCTCAGAACCATCGTCCAGGCGCAAGGCCTGGCCCGCATTCCAGTCGATTCAGAGGGACTCTACGAAGGCGAACTGGTTGATATCTGGATGATATAA
- the argB gene encoding acetylglutamate kinase produces the protein MKRYQLQAKSIIETLPYITEFYGKTIVIKYGGNAMIDDDLKHAFALNIILLKYIGINVVVVHGGGPQIGKMLDALNIQSHFRQGYRVTDDATMDVVEMVLVGKVNKEIVNLINLHGGEAVGLSGKDGKLISAEPKELAIEKDDAPPEIIDLGKVGEVTAVNTKLLHSLLDDGFIPVIAPVGVDDDGNTYNINADSVAGAVATAMGAKRLYLLTDVPGLLDGDGELISSLTAKEAFEAISTGVVTGGMIPKIKCCLEAVAGVEKSAIIDGRVENCILLELFTKSGIGTEIIY, from the coding sequence ATGAAGCGGTATCAGCTTCAGGCCAAATCCATCATAGAAACGCTGCCGTATATCACTGAATTCTATGGCAAGACCATTGTCATCAAATACGGCGGCAACGCCATGATCGACGATGACCTGAAGCATGCATTTGCGCTCAACATCATTCTGCTGAAATATATCGGCATCAATGTCGTGGTCGTCCACGGCGGAGGGCCGCAAATCGGCAAGATGCTCGACGCACTGAATATTCAATCCCACTTCCGCCAAGGGTATCGCGTCACCGACGACGCGACCATGGACGTGGTGGAGATGGTCCTCGTGGGCAAGGTGAACAAGGAGATCGTCAACCTGATCAACCTGCACGGCGGCGAGGCGGTCGGCCTGTCGGGCAAGGACGGCAAGCTCATCAGTGCCGAGCCCAAGGAGCTGGCCATTGAAAAAGATGATGCACCGCCCGAGATTATCGACCTCGGCAAGGTCGGCGAGGTGACTGCGGTCAACACCAAGCTCCTCCACTCCCTGCTGGATGACGGTTTCATCCCTGTCATCGCCCCTGTCGGCGTTGACGACGATGGCAACACCTACAATATCAACGCCGATTCCGTGGCCGGAGCCGTGGCAACCGCCATGGGCGCAAAGCGCCTCTACCTGCTCACCGACGTGCCTGGCCTGCTTGATGGAGACGGCGAACTCATCTCCTCCCTGACTGCCAAGGAGGCCTTTGAAGCCATCAGCACCGGCGTGGTCACAGGCGGCATGATCCCCAAGATCAAATGCTGCCTCGAAGCCGTTGCCGGGGTGGAGAAATCCGCCATCATCGACGGTCGGGTGGAGAACTGCATTCTCCTTGAGCTCTTCACCAAGTCCGGTATCGGTACCGAAATCATTTACTAG